CTCTTTCATGCTCCAGAATTGCAGTGAAATATCCATGTTTTTCAGATACATTAAttgagagaggagaaaaattgGTGACCTGGGACTGGAGAAATCTGACAGGAGCTGTGACAGGAAATATTTCCACTTCCAGCAGGTTTGTACCTTCACAAACATTTATCTTTCCCTACTGTGAGAAATACATTTACCAAATATAGCTTAATTACCTGCACAGCATGAGACAAATCTGACACCAAACAGTGCCTCAGCTTTTCATCACTTCCTATTCCTTGCAAAACAAAGTCAGGGACGTAAGAGGAACAGTAGCCTCCTAGTAAGGATCTTCCAAAATTGGCAATACTGGGCTGGACAGAGTTGACTTCAACTAATTTTGACCTGCAAGAAAGGCATATCAAAGAGATGTACAACAGTAAACAGCAAATTCACCTTACATAGGATGCACTTCTACTTTTTTCATATCTCTTCCAACTTGAAGTCAAGCACTTTTAAAAAAGTTTACAGTCAGCTTTTGCAGTCAGCTTGTCATGGAAGCAGAGAATACAAGCCAAGATCACAATACACCATTAGTATTTTTTTCCAGGCAACTGATCTCTCAATATTCCTCAACAACCAGTAAGCTCAAGAGCCACTTTTCCAACCCCTGATGCCAAGTTAGGATACAGTCCTCCAAATATGTGACATGAGAAGAGGCTCCATCTTTTTTAGGCTCTGTTAGGGCTGAACAGTACTTACCCAGGGAAGGGAATCTCATATTCCTCTGCCCAGTCTTCTTGCTCTCCTCCATAATAGTTACTGCCCAGTCTAGTTAGATCATGGCCTGTATCCTCACTCTCGCTGTCACCCAGGGCACTGTCTGAACTCTCATTTCTTGGAATGTCCCAATCAATTCCTGGGGCCACTTTTTTCTCTACgttttccctgtccccatgggggACACGAATAGAGATTTTCTCTCTTTGGTCCTGCTCATTAAAGCAGTTTTTGTAGGTCTCTTGTCGAACAGAGTCCATAAATTTACAAAATTCACTAGGTGGTTTGCAAGCCTTTGTACAGAGCTTTTTAGAAAATTCTAAACTACTGTTGTGAGCAAGAAGGTTTGCAGCTGCTTGCCCTGGAATATCATCAGTAGTCTGGGTTTCAACTGAACTGTCATCAGTGAAATATTCACCAAACAGACTCATGCTCTCAGCACTGTATGGGTTTGAGTTCCAGCTCTGATGCTCAGTAGCAACTTGAGGAAAGGGTTCAGCTGTCCCACAGTCTCTATTTTGGTCCTCAACAGTTTGTTTAGCTTCACAGTTCTGATCAGCAGACACTCCTGCCTCCGCTGCTGGCGGGCTGTGATGCCTGGCAATTTGTTCCACTACTGCCTGACTTCTCAGTTCAATGTCTGAGTCAGGTGACATGGAATCTCCGATGAGGAAAGTCACCTTTGTCTGAGCCTCGGCAGCGCTGCAGGGGAACGTGTCCATGAAGAGCTTATCAGGTGGCTTCTTCTCCACAGCAATGCCAGGTGTCCTTGTGccccctcctgcctggctgcccgCCTCCAGAGCATCCTCGCTCCTCCACGCGCTGCCTGCTGGCTCCAAACAAGATTCTGTCCCCACGCATTTCTCGGGTGAAGCTGACCCTGTGCACACCACAGTCTCTAGTTTGGTATCCAGGCAGGGCCTTGGCTGTGTCCCATCCACGGCATCTTCCTGGCAATCCTCAGGAACGATGGTTCTGTTCTCATCTGAAGAAGATTCCAGCTCTACCTTAGGAGTGCTTTGCATGTCTTCTCTCTCTTGCTGTGCAACACCTTCTATGTTCTGTGCGAGGGAAATGGGACATTTGCAGTATTTACAGCTGCAGTTGGGAGCTCTCAGCTCTTCAGACTCAGTGGGGAGCAAGTTGCCCCTGTTCTTGTGCATCGTGACAAGCACATACTCAGACTCTTCCacttctcccttctccagcgTGGTAGTGATCACAGTGCCAGGCATGACAATGGCCTCATCTTCCCCATTTTCCAGCAGGTGTGTCTCTTGAAGTTCAGAGCATCTGATGAAGTAAGTGAGGAAATAAAGCAACCTCTGGACCAGGTCATGTCTTTTGCCAACCACGACTGTTTTTGCTAATCTCACAGGTGATCCTATGGCCCCATACAGGTCACCTAGGACAGGAAATTAAACACACAATTACTTGGATCTTTGCAATAATTTATTCTTCTAACACACAGCTGTTGGGCTGGTTTTCAAAGGCCAGGTCTATAAGAGAAATACTAAAGCAGTAGAGTTAAAACAGCTGTGctgtattttgttttcagtaagaGAATCCCAAAGATGCTGCTGGTATGATCTGTAAGGTGAGCCAGTGGTCAGGGGGACATCTGATCTCACACATCAGGGAGCATTCACACCACCTCACTCCAGCTTTGGAGGCTCATCTCCTGGGATCCTTATACAGCCATGGGAGAGAGGAGGCATCTGTGCCAAATTACCCTGGAGAGTCTGGAAAGTGGGCTGGACTTTTACCCACAAAAGAAAGCTGTAGAAGAAACAAACCTATGCCAGGAATGAGGACAAAAAGTGACCATGACAGGTGCATGGCTCAAGCCAACCTCCTTCTCTTGCCCTCCTTGAGTTCTGCTGTGGGTTGGATGGGGTGCTCTGGCTGTACTCGAGTCACCTGGGCAAGTGCCTGTGTGCTCTGGAGGTATGAGGGCACTGCatcactgcagggctgaggggacaaGTGTCCTCTTGAACGCCTCCCTCACCACAGTGGGTCCCTCAAGCCACATGAGGCCTGAAATCAAGTTTTCTTGCCAACACCCTGGCCATTCCTACCTGTACAATAATAGGACAACCTCACAAAACTTTCCTTGCTGTAAAGCTGCTGGGGGTTCAGAGGTATTTGCCACCTACCAAGCTGAGCCCACAGTGGGTTGTAGGGATGAGTTTTGGCCAGCATGTCCACACTCTGGGAAGAATGCTTCTCCAGGAAGATCCTTATTGGGGGCTGGCCATTGGGCATGACAGTGGGGACCCAGGCCAGGTGGTTGGTCAGCACTGCAGTCAGCAAAGCTGGTAAAAATCTGAAAGCAAAATGTTCaacatgttttttctttttccagataTACACTCAAGATGTTAAACTGACAGCAGCTCTAGTCTATATGGATCAAGGATTAAAGAAACAGCCTGATAAAATCAGCAGAGATCATCCCTCCAGTCTTGGTTCCTTGGGGAGAGAAAGGGTGGCTGGACCCTCCCTCCCACCCTGGCAAAGCTCTTTGTTAGAACACACATTTaaagtaaaatgaaatattttaactttGTGGCATCTCACTTACTCTGTTTGGCAATAATTATAAGACTTCCTATTTTGCAAGTTTTATGTTGTAAAACATCTCAAAACCAATTTATTTCACTCACTGTAAGAAAGCAGTGGCACTGTGTGGCCCCTGTACTCCAAGGAGATCCCAAACCCCTTGTGACTGTGGATGAGAAGGAAGACTATTGCTACCAAACCTGTAAAACAGCTGGGTGCTGTGTTCTTTCACCTAACTATTGTGCAATTTCAGCCCATATGGCTGCTCCTTTTCAAAAATAATCCCCACAAAGTTCTGTAGCTCAGCCAGAGAAGCTGTGTTCTTAGGCTGGCAAAACAGTTTTCACTGGCTAAGCAATTGAGGTGAAAAAACTTCCTGAAAAACATGAACTATCTGATTTACTGCCATGATAGAGCAAGGTTTCTGCTCTGTGGAGTTTTACCAGTTGGTTTTGCTGGCAGGAGCTCGCCCAGGAGGCTCCACACACCAACACATGGTGCTGTTGGCCTCAGTGGCTCATGTGTGGGGAGGAAAAGAGCCAAATGTCTCAAAATGGTGTTATTTGAATAATTTACAAGCATCAGGAACCCTACAGCTTCCATGCAGCCACACTAGAGACAGCCAAAGGAGGACGGGAGATTTAAAACTAGATTGGGAAGGATAAAGGGCTTAATTTTTCTCTGGTTTCCATCACTTAAAATcttattatatttaaaataaagaaaacaaacccaaataaatGACTATTTAAATGTAACCAGCATGTACAGGACTCAGAATGGCAGGGATCAAAGGAGACAACCCCAGCAAAGAGCCTCCACTAAAGCAGGAACTGATCTTTAGAAAATACATCAGCACCCCTCACAACTCCCCGTGGTTTCTCCCAttgccctggggcaggagcaggcagagcacagtgACCACTGTCACCCTcacctccagggacaggagAGGTGACAAAGGTGGTGACAGAGCTGGAGgatgggagcagcagccccttcccacctgcaGGGAGCAGTGCCCCTGACCAAACATCTGATCTGCTTGTGCCATCCCCACCCAAACTAGGTCTGTGCTCCTTTTAGGACTTTAATGGAGATAAACCCTTTAAAAACTTCCCCTACTCATGCCCTGAGGAAAGGGGATAAAGTACTGACAAAAGAGTAAATTTATCAGATTTCTCCCAGTTTATCAggaactttctttctttctttttcagttttcaacATCTGCTCACAGCTGGGGCCTGAGGCCAGAGAGGTGAGTGAGCATTAAAGAGCACAGCAGTTCTTTAGTGGCCTTTCAAAATGATATTTAAGGTTTGTGGTCTGACAGTATTACAGACACAGCTCTTCCTGAATGTATAATCCTGCTCATCACATGATAACTGATTCTGAAAGATAAGTTAATGCATTTTGTAAGGTATCTTTACCCCCTTCCAGACATCCACACAGATCACACACTTCCTATGGACATGTTCCAGATTTTCAGCCTCTATCAAGATGTAGAGGATTGTGAGGAAGCAGGAATTTAATGAGATAATTTCTTATTTGTTTCAAAAAGAAGGTATTTACGGATGGCCTTTTGATTCTCTCATTACCAGGATTTTAACAACTGATTTAAACATTGGTTTGAAATAAAAAGGCACAATCACATATGTAATTTAGAAACTAAAATCCACCATACTGATTTTTAGAAGCATTTTCCATCAAGAAAGTGAACTCCTTCATGAAGCGATGGCACAGCTGGTTCTTCTCTGGTGTCCCTGACATCATGGTGAGCCAGACAGGCTCCCCAATCCGTGGCATCGTGTAGAGATTGCAAATAGTTGTTCtagagaacaaaaccaaaaaaatccaggaggttaaaggaaaaaaaacaaacaaaaagaagcccaaacaaaaaacccaacagcccctcaaaaaaccaaaccaaacagaaaaccccaaacaacaacaaaaagtaGAAATCTCAGTTTAAAAGAATTCTGTGCAACATTTAATCCAGCTCTCATTTCTATCAGAAACAAAATTTCTCTCAGCAACCATTATCCAAACCATGTTGTTCATTAAATAGCACAAATTCAACCTTTACCTCAGAGAGCTGAACCTCACAGGTTCCTCCTGCATCCACCTGCCCTGATCCCAAACACAGCAACATTCCCTGGCACAAGTCAagagctgccctgctctgaaTGAAGAAGGAATGGATCATTTCTTCTTATCTCCCTGCTTGTTCTTCATTTCATTCAAAACAAACTTCTGCTTTATTTATGACTAGGACAAGATTGTAGGTATCTGAC
The Agelaius phoeniceus isolate bAgePho1 chromosome 15, bAgePho1.hap1, whole genome shotgun sequence genome window above contains:
- the FNIP1 gene encoding folliculin-interacting protein 1 isoform X3; its protein translation is MPPTLFQKLFNKKHGLISPARDARDDCVFSWPLPEFDPSQIRLIVYQDCERRGRNVLFDSSAKRKIEDVSVSKLCSDAQVRVFGKCCQLKPGGDSSSSLDSSINSSSSFSDPKEQCPKYQGSRCSSDANMLGEMMFGSVAMSYKGSTLKIHQIRSPPQLMLSKVFTARTGSSIYGSLNTLQDSLEFINQDSNTLKPDHSTIMNGLLGNIVHSNPMDMPGREQNEDRDSGIARSASLSSLLITPFPSPGSSFNKSCASSYQRRWRRSQTTSLENGVFPRWSMDESFNLSDDSSGPNPGIVRKKKIAIGVIFSLSKDEDENNKFNEFFFSHFPLFESHMNKLKSAIEQAMKMSRRSADASQRSLAYNRIVDALNEFRTTICNLYTMPRIGEPVWLTMMSGTPEKNQLCHRFMKEFTFLMENASKNQFLPALLTAVLTNHLAWVPTVMPNGQPPIRIFLEKHSSQSVDMLAKTHPYNPLWAQLGDLYGAIGSPVRLAKTVVVGKRHDLVQRLLYFLTYFIRCSELQETHLLENGEDEAIVMPGTVITTTLEKGEVEESEYVLVTMHKNRGNLLPTESEELRAPNCSCKYCKCPISLAQNIEGVAQQEREDMQSTPKVELESSSDENRTIVPEDCQEDAVDGTQPRPCLDTKLETVVCTGSASPEKCVGTESCLEPAGSAWRSEDALEAGSQAGGGTRTPGIAVEKKPPDKLFMDTFPCSAAEAQTKVTFLIGDSMSPDSDIELRSQAVVEQIARHHSPPAAEAGVSADQNCEAKQTVEDQNRDCGTAEPFPQVATEHQSWNSNPYSAESMSLFGEYFTDDSSVETQTTDDIPGQAAANLLAHNSSLEFSKKLCTKACKPPSEFCKFMDSVRQETYKNCFNEQDQREKISIRVPHGDRENVEKKVAPGIDWDIPRNESSDSALGDSESEDTGHDLTRLGSNYYGGEQEDWAEEYEIPFPGSKLVEVNSVQPSIANFGRSLLGGYCSSYVPDFVLQGIGSDEKLRHCLVSDLSHAVQHPVLDEPIAEAVCIIADTDKWTVQVASSQRRMIENKLGKEVLVSSLVSNLLHSTLQLYKHNLSPNFCVMHLEDRLQELYFKSKMLSEYLKGQMRVHVKELGVVLGIESSDLPLLAAVASTHSPYVAQILL
- the FNIP1 gene encoding folliculin-interacting protein 1 isoform X1; this translates as MPPTLFQKLFNKKHGLISPARDARDDCVFSWPLPEFDPSQIRLIVYQDCERRGRNVLFDSSAKRKIEDVSVSKLCSDAQVRVFGKCCQLKPGGDSSSSLDSSINSSSSFSDPKEQCPKYQGSRCSSDANMLGEMMFGSVAMSYKGSTLKIHQIRSPPQLMLSKVFTARTGSSIYGSLNTLQDSLEFINQDSNTLKPDHSTIMNGLLGNIGLSQLCSPRRAFSEQGPLRLIRSASFFAVHSNPMDMPGREQNEDRDSGIARSASLSSLLITPFPSPGSSFNKSCASSYQRRWRRSQTTSLENGVFPRWSMDESFNLSDDSSGPNPGIVRKKKIAIGVIFSLSKDEDENNKFNEFFFSHFPLFESHMNKLKSAIEQAMKMSRRSADASQRSLAYNRIVDALNEFRTTICNLYTMPRIGEPVWLTMMSGTPEKNQLCHRFMKEFTFLMENASKNQFLPALLTAVLTNHLAWVPTVMPNGQPPIRIFLEKHSSQSVDMLAKTHPYNPLWAQLGDLYGAIGSPVRLAKTVVVGKRHDLVQRLLYFLTYFIRCSELQETHLLENGEDEAIVMPGTVITTTLEKGEVEESEYVLVTMHKNRGNLLPTESEELRAPNCSCKYCKCPISLAQNIEGVAQQEREDMQSTPKVELESSSDENRTIVPEDCQEDAVDGTQPRPCLDTKLETVVCTGSASPEKCVGTESCLEPAGSAWRSEDALEAGSQAGGGTRTPGIAVEKKPPDKLFMDTFPCSAAEAQTKVTFLIGDSMSPDSDIELRSQAVVEQIARHHSPPAAEAGVSADQNCEAKQTVEDQNRDCGTAEPFPQVATEHQSWNSNPYSAESMSLFGEYFTDDSSVETQTTDDIPGQAAANLLAHNSSLEFSKKLCTKACKPPSEFCKFMDSVRQETYKNCFNEQDQREKISIRVPHGDRENVEKKVAPGIDWDIPRNESSDSALGDSESEDTGHDLTRLGSNYYGGEQEDWAEEYEIPFPGSKLVEVNSVQPSIANFGRSLLGGYCSSYVPDFVLQGIGSDEKLRHCLVSDLSHAVQHPVLDEPIAEAVCIIADTDKWTVQVASSQRRMIENKLGKEVLVSSLVSNLLHSTLQLYKHNLSPNFCVMHLEDRLQELYFKSKMLSEYLKGQMRVHVKELGVVLGIESSDLPLLAAVASTHSPYVAQILL
- the FNIP1 gene encoding folliculin-interacting protein 1 isoform X2: MLPSWPLPEFDPSQIRLIVYQDCERRGRNVLFDSSAKRKIEDVSVSKLCSDAQVRVFGKCCQLKPGGDSSSSLDSSINSSSSFSDPKEQCPKYQGSRCSSDANMLGEMMFGSVAMSYKGSTLKIHQIRSPPQLMLSKVFTARTGSSIYGSLNTLQDSLEFINQDSNTLKPDHSTIMNGLLGNIGLSQLCSPRRAFSEQGPLRLIRSASFFAVHSNPMDMPGREQNEDRDSGIARSASLSSLLITPFPSPGSSFNKSCASSYQRRWRRSQTTSLENGVFPRWSMDESFNLSDDSSGPNPGIVRKKKIAIGVIFSLSKDEDENNKFNEFFFSHFPLFESHMNKLKSAIEQAMKMSRRSADASQRSLAYNRIVDALNEFRTTICNLYTMPRIGEPVWLTMMSGTPEKNQLCHRFMKEFTFLMENASKNQFLPALLTAVLTNHLAWVPTVMPNGQPPIRIFLEKHSSQSVDMLAKTHPYNPLWAQLGDLYGAIGSPVRLAKTVVVGKRHDLVQRLLYFLTYFIRCSELQETHLLENGEDEAIVMPGTVITTTLEKGEVEESEYVLVTMHKNRGNLLPTESEELRAPNCSCKYCKCPISLAQNIEGVAQQEREDMQSTPKVELESSSDENRTIVPEDCQEDAVDGTQPRPCLDTKLETVVCTGSASPEKCVGTESCLEPAGSAWRSEDALEAGSQAGGGTRTPGIAVEKKPPDKLFMDTFPCSAAEAQTKVTFLIGDSMSPDSDIELRSQAVVEQIARHHSPPAAEAGVSADQNCEAKQTVEDQNRDCGTAEPFPQVATEHQSWNSNPYSAESMSLFGEYFTDDSSVETQTTDDIPGQAAANLLAHNSSLEFSKKLCTKACKPPSEFCKFMDSVRQETYKNCFNEQDQREKISIRVPHGDRENVEKKVAPGIDWDIPRNESSDSALGDSESEDTGHDLTRLGSNYYGGEQEDWAEEYEIPFPGSKLVEVNSVQPSIANFGRSLLGGYCSSYVPDFVLQGIGSDEKLRHCLVSDLSHAVQHPVLDEPIAEAVCIIADTDKWTVQVASSQRRMIENKLGKEVLVSSLVSNLLHSTLQLYKHNLSPNFCVMHLEDRLQELYFKSKMLSEYLKGQMRVHVKELGVVLGIESSDLPLLAAVASTHSPYVAQILL